In Candidatus Fermentibacter sp., the sequence ACCACCCTGCGAAGCGTGCTGGGCGAGTCGGTGATGGACGAGCTGCTGTCCAACCGCGAGCAGATCAACGCCCAGCTCCAGACGATCCTCGACAGGCTGACCGATCCCTGGGGCATCAAGGTGACGATGGTCGAGGTGAAGCACGTCGACCTGCCCGTTGAGATGCAGAGGGTCATGGCGCGCCAGGCCGAGGCCGAGAGGGACCGCCGCGCCAAGATCATCCATGCCGACGCCGAGTACCAGGCCTCGCAGAAGCTGGCGGATGCGGCCGACATCATCAGCGCCCACCCCATCGCGCTGCAGCTGCGGTACCTCCACACCCTGACCGAGATCGCGTCGGAGAACAACTCCACCACCATCTTCCCTCTCCCCATCGAGCTCCTGAAGCCCTTCCTCAAGGCCGCCAGGGAGATGGATCAGTGAGGTTCACGGGGGCCTGGACCGCTCTGGTGACGCCCTTCCGGGGGGGAGCCGTCGACTA encodes:
- a CDS encoding slipin family protein gives rise to the protein MGPALTVLVIAFLFVLLTSLRVLKEYQRGVIFRLGKVAGVKGPGLIVVWPVIDQMKRVDLRVVTMDVPPQDVITKDNVSVKVNAVVYFRVLDPIKATIEVENYHYATSQLAQTTLRSVLGESVMDELLSNREQINAQLQTILDRLTDPWGIKVTMVEVKHVDLPVEMQRVMARQAEAERDRRAKIIHADAEYQASQKLADAADIISAHPIALQLRYLHTLTEIASENNSTTIFPLPIELLKPFLKAAREMDQ